The genomic segment CCAAATTTCGATTAAACTGCTTCCCTTGTATTTCAAAGTAAATATGCGCCCTGTAGAATCCATTTTGAACGAACTCAATTACTATATCAAATTAGTATGTAGAATTAATAAATCCTAGTCCGATTATAAAATGATCGAGAAATACCAATTAAGAATAATTTCAGAAACTCTGCTTCTTTCATCTCACCGGCCATTCTATTATCGGCATTAAGTTATTTCAAATACACCTTTTTAATAGTAAATCATACGTTCGAATCTTCCAAATCACACTATCGATTGATTAAAACACAGTTAAGGTTACCACTCTAAATATAAAACCCTAACTTTGTAGCTTAAATTAATACAATATATTATGAGTAACGGAACAGTAAAGTTTTTCAACGACACAAAAGGATTTGGATTTATAACTCCAGATGACGGCGGCAAAGATGTATTTGTACACCAAAGTGCTTTATCAAGTGATATCGCTGAAGGTGACAAAGTAAGCTACGATGTTGAAGACGGTCAGAAAGGACTAAACGCAGTAAATGTAAAAGTAAACTAGTAGTATACTTTTAAGCTTAATTGCATTCAAAAGCCTTGATACTATAAAGTGTCAAGGCTTTTTGTTTTAACGTAATTGAGGTTCTCTAAACTATTATCGGATAATATAGTGGCTAAACTTAAACTCGACTTACACGAAATTTTTAATAGAGGCTGGAAAATAGACAAGGCCCTCGAGGACATTATTGAAGAAGCGCTGAATAAAAAGATTAAACTAGTCGAAATAATACCAGGAAAAGGCAGTGGCCAACTCAAAAAAAAAGTGATTCGCTTTCTAGATCAAAAACACATTAAGAACAAGTATCACCGCATGGAAAAAGATGGCAAGAACTGGGGCCGTCTGTTTGTTCATTTCAAGTTTTAACAAAAAACGAGTTAAACAAGTATTCACTTCGCAGGATTCATCCCCTGATTTTCTTTATATATCACCTATACTCAGAAGGCAGACGATCGTTTATCCTTAACCCTATTTCACATACACCTTTCTGTGGTAGATAAAGCAACTGCCATAGCTAGTACTACCAATGGAGCATAAAACTCGGCATCGCCTTGGAGATAGTGCATAGTAGAAGCTGCGATAAAGTCTATTGCAAAACCAGCGTACGCCAACTCCTTAAGTAATCTATTCTTGTTCCACTAGATAACGCCAATCCCACTTAGCTTTATTATTGCCATCGGATATATTATCTCTGTGGGTGCACCCAAGTGGGTAAACATATCGACCACCATACTATACATGGCAAAATACATCACCG from the Flavobacteriales bacterium genome contains:
- a CDS encoding cold-shock protein — encoded protein: MSNGTVKFFNDTKGFGFITPDDGGKDVFVHQSALSSDIAEGDKVSYDVEDGQKGLNAVNVKVN
- a CDS encoding Smr/MutS family protein; translated protein: MAKLKLDLHEIFNRGWKIDKALEDIIEEALNKKIKLVEIIPGKGSGQLKKKVIRFLDQKHIKNKYHRMEKDGKNWGRLFVHFKF